Proteins encoded in a region of the Drosophila busckii strain San Diego stock center, stock number 13000-0081.31 chromosome 2L, ASM1175060v1, whole genome shotgun sequence genome:
- the LOC108608429 gene encoding protein diaphanous isoform X1, which yields MRLKKFGSMSRQEKAKSTGGSLLESWFGRPSKSKGAGGNYNSNTLTQGSGRPNSTDNDGGGFAAEDIERHIQELTEAQVNAKFLDILEDMNIPKDKREPLLSKPMEERQKMIFMHMKGKNSLERSANSRFEKPIDYIEYLQNGEHSEAKVYQCVESLRVALTSNTISWIKEFGVPGIGVIEKLLARAKKDRSYDRIEFEAIRCLKAIMNNTWGLNVVLSPDQHSVVLLLAQSLDPRKPQTMCEALKLLASFCIVYERNGYEKVLRAITTIAATSYKASERFRPIVDALFSADSSGSKRELACHSLIFINTLTNTPTDLNFRLHLRCEIMRMGLYERLDEFEAIVNGSSNEALQQHFKIFKEIREDDFEEFVQRFDNVTFNMDDAQDCFDVLKNLVTDTTSEPYFLSILQHLLYIRDDFYFRPAYYQLIEECIAQIVFHKGYCDPNFENRNFNIDTSLLLDDIVEKAKAKETQRSEEYEKKIEALESAKQEAEAKAAHFEEMVKLMEAGGAVAPSPNKLPKLNIPLAPPAPGGPGAPPPPPPPMPGMAGGPRPPPPPPMPGMAGGPRPPPPPPMPGMGGGPPPPPPMMGMMRPGGPPPPPMMLVPVLPHGLKPKKKWDTKNPMKRANWKAITPAKMSENAFWVKCQEDKLASDDFLQELAVKFSSKPVKKEQKDAVDKPTTLAKKSIDLRVLDGKSAQNLSILLGGSLKHLSYEQIKICLLRCDTDILSSNILSNLIQYLPPPEQLKRLQEIKAKGEPMPPIEQFAATIGEIKRLLPRLHNLNFKLNYADQMQDIKPDIVAGTAACEEVLNSKKFSKILELILLVGNYMNSGSKNEAAFGFEISYLTKLTNTKDADNKQTLLHYLTGLVEKKFPDALNFPADLSHVDKASRVNLDAIQKAMRQMNAAVKNLETDLQNNKTPQCADDKFCEVMGKFAVECRQQVDVLGKMQVQMEKLFKDISDYYAFDPSKYTMEEFFGDIKTFKDAFQSAHAENVRQREEEQKKRRMQEAREQSQREQMERKQRNMAVVDMDAAQTQEGVMDSLLEALQTGSAFGQRNRQPRRQRPAGAERRAQLSRSRSRTRVNNGQLMTREMILNEVLGSA from the exons ATGCGTCTTAAAAAGTTTGG cagcatgtCACGACAAGAGAAGGCAAAGTCGACGGGCGGCAGCCTGTTGGAAAGCTGGTTTGGACGCCCCTCCAAGTCGAAAGGGGCGGGTGGCAATTACAACAGCAATACGCTGACTCAAGGCAGCGGCCGTCCCAATTCCACAGACAACGATGGGGGTGGCTTTGCGGCGGAAGACATAGAACGTCATATACAAGAGCTGACGGAGGCGCAGGTGAATGCCAAATTCTTGGACATACTCGAGGATATGAATATACCCAAGGATAAGCGTGAACCATTGTTGAGCAAGCCCATGGAGGAGCGACAGAAAAtgatatttatgcatatgaaaG GCAAGAACTCGTTGGAGCGCAGCGCCAATTCGCGCTTCGAGAAGCCCATTGACTACATCGAGTATCTGCAGAATGGAGAGCATAGCGAGGCGAAGGTCTATCAATGTGTGGAGAGCTTGCGTGTGGCGCTTACGAGCAACACCATATCCTGGATCAAGGAGTTTGGCGTTCCGGGCATTGGCGTCATTGAGAAGCTGCTGGCAAGGGCCAAAAAGGATCGCAGCTATGATCGCATTGAGTTTGAGGCAATACGTTGCCTCAAGGCTATTATGAATAACACATGGGGATTGAATGTGGTGCTGTCACCCGATCAGCATagtgtggtgctgctgctggcgcaatCGCTGGATCCGCGCAAGCCGCAAACCATGTGCGAGGCGCTCAAGCTGCTGGCGAGTTTCTGCATCGTCTACGAGCGCAATGGCTATGAGAAGGTGCTGCGCGCTATCACGACCATAGCAGCCACTTCGTATAAGGCAAGTGAACGCTTCAGACCCATTGTGGATGCTTTGTTTAGCGCCGATTCCAGTGGATCCAAGCGTGAGCTGGCCTGTCATAGTTTAATCTTCATTAATACGCTCACCAACACGCCCACGGACTTGAATTTCCGTTTGCACTTGCGTTGTGAGATCATGCGCATGGGTCTGTATGAGCGTCTGGATGAGTTTGAGGCTATtgtcaatggcagcagcaatgaggcactgcagcagcattttaagATCTTCAAGGAGATACGCGAGGACGACTTCGAGGAGTTTGTGCAGCGCTTCGATAATGTCACCTTCAACATGGACGATGCACAGGATTGCTTCGATGTGCTCAAGAATTTGGTCACCGACACCACCTCCGAGCCGTATTTCCTATCAATCCTACAGCATTTGCTTTACATACGCGATGATTTCTACTTTCGTCCTGCCTACTATCAGCTGATCGAGGAGTGCATTGCCCAAATTGTCTTCCACAAGGGCTACTGTGATCCCAACTTTGAGAATCgcaatttcaatatagacacCTCGCTGCTGCTCGACGACATCGTGGAGAAGGCCAAGGCCAAGGAAACGCAACGCTCAGAGGAGTATGAGAAAAAGATTGAAGCGCTGGAGAGCGCCAAGCAGGAGGCGGAAGCCAAGGCGGCGCACTTTGAGGAAATGGTTAAGCTTATGGAAGCGGGTGGCGCTGTGGCGCCTTCGCCCAACAAGCTGCCCAAACTAAATATACCCTTGGCACCACCAGCGCCAGGAGGACCAGGCgcgccaccaccgccgccgcctcccATGCCTGGCATGGCGGGCGGTCCACGtccgccaccgccgcctccTATGCCTGGCATGGCAGGCGGTCCACGcccaccgccgccaccacctATGCCCGGCATGGGCGGTggaccaccgccgccgccgcctatGATGGGCATGATGCGTCCCGGCGGACCACCACCGCCACCAATGATGCTGGTGCCTGTGCTGCCTCACGGCTTGAAACCCAAAAAGAAATGGGATACCAAGAATCCCATGAAGCGCGCCAACTGGAAGGCCATTACGCCCGCCAAGATGTCAGAGAATGCGTTCTGGGTGAAATGCCAAGAGGACAAGCTAGCCTCGGATGATTTTCTGCAAGAACTTGCTGTCAAGTTCTCCTCCAAGCCGGTGAAGAAGGAGCAAAAGGATGCCGTGGATAAGCCCACAACGCTGGCCAAGAAGAGCATTGATCTGCGCGTGCTCGATGGCAAATCCGCACAGAATCTGAGCATCCTACTCGGTGGTTCACTCAAGCATCTGAGCTATGAGCAAATCAAGATCTGTCTGCTGCGCTGTGATACGGATATACTCTCATCCAATATACTGTCCAACCTGATACAGTATCTGCCGCCTCCGGAGCAGCTGAAGCGTCTGCAGGAAATCAAAGCCAAGGGTGAACCAATGCCGCCAATTGAACAGTTTGCTGCAACTATAG GAGAAATCAAGCGACTGCTGCCGCGTCTGCATAATCTGAATTTCAAGCTCAATTATGCGGATCAGATGCAGGATATCAAGCCGGATATTGTAGCAGGCACAGCCGCCTGCGAGGAAGTGCTGaatagcaaaaagttttcGAAAATATTGGAGCTCATACTGCTTGTGGGCAACTACATGAATTCGGGTTCCAAAAACGAGGCCGCCTTTGGCTTTGAAATAAGCTATCTGACCAAGCTAACCAACACCAAGGATGCGGATAACAAGCAAACACTGCTGCATTATCTGACCGGGCTGGTGGAGAAGAAGTTCCCAGATGCGCTTAACTTCCCAGCGGACTTGTCGCATGTGGACAAAGCCTCGCGTGTTAATCTGGATGCCATACAAAAGGCCATGCGGCAAATGAATGCGGCTGTCAAGAATCTGGAAACGGATTTGCAGAATAACAAAACGCCGCAGTGCGCCGATGACAAGTTCTGTGAGGTTATGGGCAAGTTTGCAGTGGAATGTCGTCAGCAGGTGGATGTGCTGG GCAAAATGCAAGTGCAAATGGAAAAGCTGTTCAAGGACATTAGCGACTACTATGCCTTCGATCCCAGCAAGTACACAATGGAGGAGTTCTTTGGCGATATCAAGACCTTCAAGGATGCTTTCCAGTCGGCGCATGCTGAGAATGTGCGCCAGCGCGAGGAGGAGCAAAAGAAGCGGCGCATGCAGGAGGCACGAGAACAATCACAGCGCGAGCAAATGGAGCGCAAGCAACGCAATATGGCAGTCGTCGATATGGATGCGGCACAAACGCAGGAGGGCGTCATGGACAGTCTGCTGGAAGCATTACAAACGGGCTCTGCTTTTGGCCAGCGCAATCGACAGCCGCGTCGTCAGCGTCCTGCAGGCGCCGAGCGTCGCGCTCAGCTTAGTCGCAGTCGCTCGCGTACGCGTGTTAATAATGGTCAGCTAATGACGCGTGAGATGATTCTCAACGAGGTGCTCGGTTCAGCGTAG
- the LOC108608429 gene encoding protein diaphanous isoform X2, translated as MSRQEKAKSTGGSLLESWFGRPSKSKGAGGNYNSNTLTQGSGRPNSTDNDGGGFAAEDIERHIQELTEAQVNAKFLDILEDMNIPKDKREPLLSKPMEERQKMIFMHMKGKNSLERSANSRFEKPIDYIEYLQNGEHSEAKVYQCVESLRVALTSNTISWIKEFGVPGIGVIEKLLARAKKDRSYDRIEFEAIRCLKAIMNNTWGLNVVLSPDQHSVVLLLAQSLDPRKPQTMCEALKLLASFCIVYERNGYEKVLRAITTIAATSYKASERFRPIVDALFSADSSGSKRELACHSLIFINTLTNTPTDLNFRLHLRCEIMRMGLYERLDEFEAIVNGSSNEALQQHFKIFKEIREDDFEEFVQRFDNVTFNMDDAQDCFDVLKNLVTDTTSEPYFLSILQHLLYIRDDFYFRPAYYQLIEECIAQIVFHKGYCDPNFENRNFNIDTSLLLDDIVEKAKAKETQRSEEYEKKIEALESAKQEAEAKAAHFEEMVKLMEAGGAVAPSPNKLPKLNIPLAPPAPGGPGAPPPPPPPMPGMAGGPRPPPPPPMPGMAGGPRPPPPPPMPGMGGGPPPPPPMMGMMRPGGPPPPPMMLVPVLPHGLKPKKKWDTKNPMKRANWKAITPAKMSENAFWVKCQEDKLASDDFLQELAVKFSSKPVKKEQKDAVDKPTTLAKKSIDLRVLDGKSAQNLSILLGGSLKHLSYEQIKICLLRCDTDILSSNILSNLIQYLPPPEQLKRLQEIKAKGEPMPPIEQFAATIGEIKRLLPRLHNLNFKLNYADQMQDIKPDIVAGTAACEEVLNSKKFSKILELILLVGNYMNSGSKNEAAFGFEISYLTKLTNTKDADNKQTLLHYLTGLVEKKFPDALNFPADLSHVDKASRVNLDAIQKAMRQMNAAVKNLETDLQNNKTPQCADDKFCEVMGKFAVECRQQVDVLGKMQVQMEKLFKDISDYYAFDPSKYTMEEFFGDIKTFKDAFQSAHAENVRQREEEQKKRRMQEAREQSQREQMERKQRNMAVVDMDAAQTQEGVMDSLLEALQTGSAFGQRNRQPRRQRPAGAERRAQLSRSRSRTRVNNGQLMTREMILNEVLGSA; from the exons atgtCACGACAAGAGAAGGCAAAGTCGACGGGCGGCAGCCTGTTGGAAAGCTGGTTTGGACGCCCCTCCAAGTCGAAAGGGGCGGGTGGCAATTACAACAGCAATACGCTGACTCAAGGCAGCGGCCGTCCCAATTCCACAGACAACGATGGGGGTGGCTTTGCGGCGGAAGACATAGAACGTCATATACAAGAGCTGACGGAGGCGCAGGTGAATGCCAAATTCTTGGACATACTCGAGGATATGAATATACCCAAGGATAAGCGTGAACCATTGTTGAGCAAGCCCATGGAGGAGCGACAGAAAAtgatatttatgcatatgaaaG GCAAGAACTCGTTGGAGCGCAGCGCCAATTCGCGCTTCGAGAAGCCCATTGACTACATCGAGTATCTGCAGAATGGAGAGCATAGCGAGGCGAAGGTCTATCAATGTGTGGAGAGCTTGCGTGTGGCGCTTACGAGCAACACCATATCCTGGATCAAGGAGTTTGGCGTTCCGGGCATTGGCGTCATTGAGAAGCTGCTGGCAAGGGCCAAAAAGGATCGCAGCTATGATCGCATTGAGTTTGAGGCAATACGTTGCCTCAAGGCTATTATGAATAACACATGGGGATTGAATGTGGTGCTGTCACCCGATCAGCATagtgtggtgctgctgctggcgcaatCGCTGGATCCGCGCAAGCCGCAAACCATGTGCGAGGCGCTCAAGCTGCTGGCGAGTTTCTGCATCGTCTACGAGCGCAATGGCTATGAGAAGGTGCTGCGCGCTATCACGACCATAGCAGCCACTTCGTATAAGGCAAGTGAACGCTTCAGACCCATTGTGGATGCTTTGTTTAGCGCCGATTCCAGTGGATCCAAGCGTGAGCTGGCCTGTCATAGTTTAATCTTCATTAATACGCTCACCAACACGCCCACGGACTTGAATTTCCGTTTGCACTTGCGTTGTGAGATCATGCGCATGGGTCTGTATGAGCGTCTGGATGAGTTTGAGGCTATtgtcaatggcagcagcaatgaggcactgcagcagcattttaagATCTTCAAGGAGATACGCGAGGACGACTTCGAGGAGTTTGTGCAGCGCTTCGATAATGTCACCTTCAACATGGACGATGCACAGGATTGCTTCGATGTGCTCAAGAATTTGGTCACCGACACCACCTCCGAGCCGTATTTCCTATCAATCCTACAGCATTTGCTTTACATACGCGATGATTTCTACTTTCGTCCTGCCTACTATCAGCTGATCGAGGAGTGCATTGCCCAAATTGTCTTCCACAAGGGCTACTGTGATCCCAACTTTGAGAATCgcaatttcaatatagacacCTCGCTGCTGCTCGACGACATCGTGGAGAAGGCCAAGGCCAAGGAAACGCAACGCTCAGAGGAGTATGAGAAAAAGATTGAAGCGCTGGAGAGCGCCAAGCAGGAGGCGGAAGCCAAGGCGGCGCACTTTGAGGAAATGGTTAAGCTTATGGAAGCGGGTGGCGCTGTGGCGCCTTCGCCCAACAAGCTGCCCAAACTAAATATACCCTTGGCACCACCAGCGCCAGGAGGACCAGGCgcgccaccaccgccgccgcctcccATGCCTGGCATGGCGGGCGGTCCACGtccgccaccgccgcctccTATGCCTGGCATGGCAGGCGGTCCACGcccaccgccgccaccacctATGCCCGGCATGGGCGGTggaccaccgccgccgccgcctatGATGGGCATGATGCGTCCCGGCGGACCACCACCGCCACCAATGATGCTGGTGCCTGTGCTGCCTCACGGCTTGAAACCCAAAAAGAAATGGGATACCAAGAATCCCATGAAGCGCGCCAACTGGAAGGCCATTACGCCCGCCAAGATGTCAGAGAATGCGTTCTGGGTGAAATGCCAAGAGGACAAGCTAGCCTCGGATGATTTTCTGCAAGAACTTGCTGTCAAGTTCTCCTCCAAGCCGGTGAAGAAGGAGCAAAAGGATGCCGTGGATAAGCCCACAACGCTGGCCAAGAAGAGCATTGATCTGCGCGTGCTCGATGGCAAATCCGCACAGAATCTGAGCATCCTACTCGGTGGTTCACTCAAGCATCTGAGCTATGAGCAAATCAAGATCTGTCTGCTGCGCTGTGATACGGATATACTCTCATCCAATATACTGTCCAACCTGATACAGTATCTGCCGCCTCCGGAGCAGCTGAAGCGTCTGCAGGAAATCAAAGCCAAGGGTGAACCAATGCCGCCAATTGAACAGTTTGCTGCAACTATAG GAGAAATCAAGCGACTGCTGCCGCGTCTGCATAATCTGAATTTCAAGCTCAATTATGCGGATCAGATGCAGGATATCAAGCCGGATATTGTAGCAGGCACAGCCGCCTGCGAGGAAGTGCTGaatagcaaaaagttttcGAAAATATTGGAGCTCATACTGCTTGTGGGCAACTACATGAATTCGGGTTCCAAAAACGAGGCCGCCTTTGGCTTTGAAATAAGCTATCTGACCAAGCTAACCAACACCAAGGATGCGGATAACAAGCAAACACTGCTGCATTATCTGACCGGGCTGGTGGAGAAGAAGTTCCCAGATGCGCTTAACTTCCCAGCGGACTTGTCGCATGTGGACAAAGCCTCGCGTGTTAATCTGGATGCCATACAAAAGGCCATGCGGCAAATGAATGCGGCTGTCAAGAATCTGGAAACGGATTTGCAGAATAACAAAACGCCGCAGTGCGCCGATGACAAGTTCTGTGAGGTTATGGGCAAGTTTGCAGTGGAATGTCGTCAGCAGGTGGATGTGCTGG GCAAAATGCAAGTGCAAATGGAAAAGCTGTTCAAGGACATTAGCGACTACTATGCCTTCGATCCCAGCAAGTACACAATGGAGGAGTTCTTTGGCGATATCAAGACCTTCAAGGATGCTTTCCAGTCGGCGCATGCTGAGAATGTGCGCCAGCGCGAGGAGGAGCAAAAGAAGCGGCGCATGCAGGAGGCACGAGAACAATCACAGCGCGAGCAAATGGAGCGCAAGCAACGCAATATGGCAGTCGTCGATATGGATGCGGCACAAACGCAGGAGGGCGTCATGGACAGTCTGCTGGAAGCATTACAAACGGGCTCTGCTTTTGGCCAGCGCAATCGACAGCCGCGTCGTCAGCGTCCTGCAGGCGCCGAGCGTCGCGCTCAGCTTAGTCGCAGTCGCTCGCGTACGCGTGTTAATAATGGTCAGCTAATGACGCGTGAGATGATTCTCAACGAGGTGCTCGGTTCAGCGTAG
- the LOC108594354 gene encoding beta-1,3-galactosyltransferase 2 isoform X2, with product MVAVGNVHNTRILRFLLVLIVVVLTIFIYTSYSTTTTLTTTHMHTVPMPPTPLPLNARQQQSQSAEQPAVVVLNSTGEFGLVQSQDELAKVKDKLEHKKAASHRLPTIDEDALLDGGAAGASAMTGSEQQAQNMADELLEEQQYVQNVEAITDKNNQPSGPEETLDVEAPSNAVMQVKQQEAKVEAPAPPPIVPHVPIAKSRPKPKPLPARSTAPVDPSKGIPAEHIYESGHLIDEIDVERICPLQGINILLLVLITSAQSHAEARMSIRQTWGHYGTRRDIGMAFVLGRGTNETLNQALTDENYMYGDLIRGNFIDSYNNLTLKTMSSLEWADQYCQRAKYILKTDDDMFINVPKLLKFLKQLESHSHKRVIYGRLAKKWKPVRNKKSKYYVSVDQFPPAVFPSFTTGPAYVMTGDIVHELYAASLKTVYLKLEDVFTTGIVAQNLGIERLHVNEFVNRRISFNPCNIRNAISVHMIKSNEQFDLWKKLLDQTTKCK from the exons ATGGTGGCCGTTGGCAACGTACACAATACGCGCATATTGCGCTTCCTGCTCGTGCTGATCGTCGTCGTGCTCACCATCTTTATCTACACCTCATattcaacaacaacgacgCTAACGACTACGCATATGCATACGGTGCCTATGCCACcaacgccgctgccgcttaaTGCACgtcagcagcagtcgcagtcggcAGAGCAGCCAGCTGTGGTGGTGCTCAATAGCACTGGTGAGTTTGGACTCGTGCAGTCCCAGGATGAGCTGGCCAAAGTGAAAGACAAACTCGAGCATAAGAAAGCTGCCTCGCATCGTCTGCCCACCATTGATGAGGATGCTTTGCTTGAtggcggcgctgctggcgctagCGCCATGACGGGCAGCGAACAGCAGGCGCAGAATATGGCAGATGAGCTGCTGGAGGAGCAACAGTATGTGCAAAATGTAGAAGCTATAACAG ATAAAAACAATCAACCTTCTGGGCCGGAGGAAACGCTCGATGTGGAAGCACCTTCCAATGCTGTTATGCAGGTGAAGCAGCAAGAGGCTAAGGTGGAAGCACCAGCGCCACCACCAATTGTGCCACATGTACCCATTGCTAAAAGCAGACCCAAGCCGAAGCCACTGCCAGCGCGCAGCACTGCACCCGTAGATCCCTCCAAGGGCATACCAGCTGAACACATCTACGAAAGCGGGCATCTAATCGATGAGATTGATGTGGAACGCATTTGTCCATTGCAGGGCATCAATATACTGCTGCTGGTATTGATAACCTCGGCACAATCGCATGCTGAGGCGCGCATGTCCATTCGTCAGACCTGGGGCCACTACGGCACACGTCGGGACATTGGCATGGCCTTTGTGCTAGGACGTGGCACCAATGAGACGCTCAATCAAGCGCTAACCGATGAGAATTATATGTATGGCGATCTCATACGtggcaattttattgattCCTATAATAATCTGACGCTGAAGACCATGTCCTCGCTGGAGTGGGCGGATCAGTATTGTCAGCGTGCCAAATATATACTCAAGACAGATGATGATATGTTCATCAATGTGCCCAAGCTGTTGAAGTTTCTCAAGCAGCTGGAGAGCCACAGTCACAAACGTGTGATCTACGGTCGTCTGGCCAAGAAATGGAAACCCGTGCGCAACAAGAAGTCCAAGTATTATGTGTCCGTCGATCAGTTTCCACCTGCAGTGTTTCCATCATTCACCACGGGTCCGGCTTATGTGATGACGGGCGACATAGTGCATGAACTTTATGCAGCATCACTGAAGACTGTTTATCTGAAGCTGGAGGATGTCTTCACCACGGGCATTGTGGCACAAAATTTGGGCATAGAGCGTCTGCATGTCAATGAGTTTGTCAATCGACGCATCTCGTTTAATCCTTGCAACATACGCAATGCAATTAGTGTGCACATGATCAAGTCGAATGAACAGTTTGATCTCTGGAAGAAGCTGCTGGATCAGACTACCAAGTGTAAATAG
- the LOC108594354 gene encoding beta-1,3-galactosyltransferase 2 isoform X1 — protein MVAVGNVHNTRILRFLLVLIVVVLTIFIYTSYSTTTTLTTTHMHTVPMPPTPLPLNARQQQSQSAEQPAVVVLNSTGEFGLVQSQDELAKVKDKLEHKKAASHRLPTIDEDALLDGGAAGASAMTGSEQQAQNMADELLEEQQYVQNVEAITGNINNNINNNNNASAAAAAPPSPQQQQQSDADSLMIPTSNLQKFIENADKILKNITSNSSNTQPAAAAAAAAAGVASPNDQRTDKNNQPSGPEETLDVEAPSNAVMQVKQQEAKVEAPAPPPIVPHVPIAKSRPKPKPLPARSTAPVDPSKGIPAEHIYESGHLIDEIDVERICPLQGINILLLVLITSAQSHAEARMSIRQTWGHYGTRRDIGMAFVLGRGTNETLNQALTDENYMYGDLIRGNFIDSYNNLTLKTMSSLEWADQYCQRAKYILKTDDDMFINVPKLLKFLKQLESHSHKRVIYGRLAKKWKPVRNKKSKYYVSVDQFPPAVFPSFTTGPAYVMTGDIVHELYAASLKTVYLKLEDVFTTGIVAQNLGIERLHVNEFVNRRISFNPCNIRNAISVHMIKSNEQFDLWKKLLDQTTKCK, from the exons ATGGTGGCCGTTGGCAACGTACACAATACGCGCATATTGCGCTTCCTGCTCGTGCTGATCGTCGTCGTGCTCACCATCTTTATCTACACCTCATattcaacaacaacgacgCTAACGACTACGCATATGCATACGGTGCCTATGCCACcaacgccgctgccgcttaaTGCACgtcagcagcagtcgcagtcggcAGAGCAGCCAGCTGTGGTGGTGCTCAATAGCACTGGTGAGTTTGGACTCGTGCAGTCCCAGGATGAGCTGGCCAAAGTGAAAGACAAACTCGAGCATAAGAAAGCTGCCTCGCATCGTCTGCCCACCATTGATGAGGATGCTTTGCTTGAtggcggcgctgctggcgctagCGCCATGACGGGCAGCGAACAGCAGGCGCAGAATATGGCAGATGAGCTGCTGGAGGAGCAACAGTATGTGCAAAATGTAGAAGCTATAACAG GCAACATCAACaataacatcaacaacaacaacaatgccagcgctgcagctgctgcgccaccctcaccacaacaacaacagcaatcagaTGCTGATTCACTCATGATACCTACATccaatttacaaaaattcatCGAGAACGCCGATAAGATACTGAAGAACATTActtccaacagcagcaatacacaaccagcggcggcagcggcagcagcagcagcaggtgttGCTTCGCCCAATGATCAACGCACGG ATAAAAACAATCAACCTTCTGGGCCGGAGGAAACGCTCGATGTGGAAGCACCTTCCAATGCTGTTATGCAGGTGAAGCAGCAAGAGGCTAAGGTGGAAGCACCAGCGCCACCACCAATTGTGCCACATGTACCCATTGCTAAAAGCAGACCCAAGCCGAAGCCACTGCCAGCGCGCAGCACTGCACCCGTAGATCCCTCCAAGGGCATACCAGCTGAACACATCTACGAAAGCGGGCATCTAATCGATGAGATTGATGTGGAACGCATTTGTCCATTGCAGGGCATCAATATACTGCTGCTGGTATTGATAACCTCGGCACAATCGCATGCTGAGGCGCGCATGTCCATTCGTCAGACCTGGGGCCACTACGGCACACGTCGGGACATTGGCATGGCCTTTGTGCTAGGACGTGGCACCAATGAGACGCTCAATCAAGCGCTAACCGATGAGAATTATATGTATGGCGATCTCATACGtggcaattttattgattCCTATAATAATCTGACGCTGAAGACCATGTCCTCGCTGGAGTGGGCGGATCAGTATTGTCAGCGTGCCAAATATATACTCAAGACAGATGATGATATGTTCATCAATGTGCCCAAGCTGTTGAAGTTTCTCAAGCAGCTGGAGAGCCACAGTCACAAACGTGTGATCTACGGTCGTCTGGCCAAGAAATGGAAACCCGTGCGCAACAAGAAGTCCAAGTATTATGTGTCCGTCGATCAGTTTCCACCTGCAGTGTTTCCATCATTCACCACGGGTCCGGCTTATGTGATGACGGGCGACATAGTGCATGAACTTTATGCAGCATCACTGAAGACTGTTTATCTGAAGCTGGAGGATGTCTTCACCACGGGCATTGTGGCACAAAATTTGGGCATAGAGCGTCTGCATGTCAATGAGTTTGTCAATCGACGCATCTCGTTTAATCCTTGCAACATACGCAATGCAATTAGTGTGCACATGATCAAGTCGAATGAACAGTTTGATCTCTGGAAGAAGCTGCTGGATCAGACTACCAAGTGTAAATAG